CCAGTTAGGCATCCTCTATGCCCAAGAAAAGCAGTGGACCGATGCGATTGTCTCCTATCGGGCCGCATACAAGCACGATGAGATGTTAGTTGAAGCGCTCTACAATCTCGCACAAGCGTCCCTCCGTGCCGGCAATCCGTCTGCAGCGCGCCAGCAGATGGCACTCTTTGAGAAACGCAAAGCGGTGCTCACTCCCCTTCACCAGTTACGTGGCGCGCTACAACGGACACACGCCTCAAGTGAACGCGCACAGATTCTCGCCAACATCGGTAGGCTCTACCTCAAAGATGGGCGCTACGAGAAAGCAGTTTGGGAATACCAGAAAGCACTTGGCATGGATCCACAACTGGCATCTGCTTACAACGGCATAGGTATCGCGTATACGCTGCTGGGAAAACACTCAGAAGCCGTTACTGCACAGCGGAAAGCGTTGGAACTCCAGCCGAATTTCGCGAAGGCATCCGCAGGACTCGGTTTGGTGTATCTCAGTCAAAATGAAGCCGAATCTGCATTGGAACATTACCGACACGCAGTCGCTGTGGATCCCCAATTTTTGGAGGCACATCTAAAAATTGGCGCAATTCTGCTGAATCAGAAGCGGTATGCAGAGGCGGTGGAGACCTATAAGGCGAGCAAGGCATTAGCCCCTGACAATGCCGAGATACACCACAACTTGGGTATATGTTATGCGCGTCAAGCGAAAGCGGATTTAGAAACCGCTCGGCATCATGCCCAAGAAGCCGTCCGCTTAGATCCAAACGTCGCGAGTTATTATAATACGCTTGCACTCATCGATTTTCGACGCGGCGACTACCCACAGGCAGAGAAAGCCATCCGAAAGGCGTTGGACCTTGAACCGGAAAATCGAAACTATCAACAGGGGTTAAAACAGATTTCTGGTAGAATTCGTTAGGTGCACGTTGAATTGTCATAAAGACAGGACTTACGCAATGCGCAGTTTTTTCGTCTACGAACCATGCCCCTTTTGAGAAACGGGCGTCTTTCAAAGGATAACTCTTATGTTTGTAGTGATGCGATTTATCGCATCAATGCGTAAGTCCTAAAAGATATAAAAATTAACTGAAAATCCGCGCGAAACGAAGTGGAGCGCAGTCCAGGAGCCTATAGTTAAAAAATGGCATACAATAGCCTCACAGATTTCGTCAAAGCCTTGGATCGAGCAGGTGAACTCAAACGCATTAAAACAACTGTATCACCGGAGCTGGAAATCGCTGAAATCACCGATCGGGTGAGTAAATCAGCCGGTCCTGCGCTTCTCTTTGAAAAGGTCGAAGGCAGCCGGATGCCGCTCCTGATCAATACCTACGGTTCTTATCAGCGAATGGCGATGGCTCTCGGCGTTGACGATCTCGGGCAAATCGCGTCGGAAATCGAGGGTATGATTAAATTGCCCCCCCCCGATTCCCTCCTCGATAAGATGAAAATCCTCCGACTCCTGTCGCAATTGACGAACTTTCCGCCTAAGACGGTAAAAAAAGGTGCCTGTCAAGAGGTCGTCCTTACGGGTGAGGATGCATCCTTAGATGTCCTGCCACTCATTAAATGCTGGCCCCTTGATGCCGATAGATACATTACCTTACCCCAAGTCTTCACGCATAGCCTTAAAACCGGTCAACGTAACGTCGGTACATATCGCTTACAAAAAATAACACCTTACGCCTTAGCGATGCATTGGCAAATTCACCACGATGGTGCTTCGCATCATCGAGAATATCGACAAGCAGAACAACAGATGCCCGTCGCTATCGCACTCGGTGGAGATCCAGTGATGTCTTATATCGGCACGGCACCCCTTCCGTCTGGAATCGATGAACTCCTCTTCGCGGGGTTTCTGCGAAAATCGAATGTAGAGATGGTGCCTGCCAAGACAATCGATATGCTCGTGCCTGCGGACGCGGACATCGTGATTGAAGGATACATTGAACCAAATGAGACCTGTATAGAAGGTCCCTTCGGCGACCATACCGGATTTTATTCCTTGGCAGATGAATATCCGCTACTTCACATCACAGCGATTACGCATCGAAAAAACCCTATCTATCAGACGATCATCGTCGGTAAACCACCGATGGAGGATTGCTACATGGGGAAGGCGACTGAGCGGATCTTTATGCCGTTGATTAAAACGCAACTCCCGGAACTCGTCGATATGAATCTACCCCTGTTCGGCGTATTCCACAACTTTGCGCTGATTTCCATTGACAAACGCTATCCTTACCAGGCGAAGAAGATTATGCACAGCTTGTGGGGACTCGGGCAGTTAATGTTCAGCAAAATTATCATCGTTGTGGATAAAGACGTCGACGTCCAGAATCTCGAAGAGGTGCTTTTCTATGTCGGCAGCAATGTCGATCCGAAAAGAGATGTGACGATTGTCGAAGGTCCTGTTGATGTGCTGGACCATGCGGCACCCCTTATGGGTGCAGGATCAAAGATGGGCATCGATGCAACAACGAAATGGGCAGAGGAAGGGTATCAACGTGAGTGGCCCCAAGAGATACAAATGTCTGACGAGGTGATAGCGTTAGTCGATGAAAAATGGAAAAAGTACGGGTTTTAATTTACCTGAAGATTCGGGCAGAAAGCCTAATCCTTTAGGTTTAGGATGAATGCCCGCCCCTGTTAATTAGACCAAACTGTTGCTTAAAAAAAGCATTTTTTCCCTTGACAAAAACACAAAAAAATGCTATAATGATAGTATCACGTTGGCAGACATGAATAGCGTTACCGCTTGGTAACGTGTCTGCCATCCCACTATTCAGGGGATAAACGCGTGATACGTGATATACCATGAAAACCTACAAATATCCGCTTTATGATCAGTCGAATACGATCTGTCTTGGCAATCTGCTTGATGATATGTGGCAAGTCCACGCGTATTTCCATAAGTGGCAACGTCAGCGATATAAAGACGGGCTGCCGTATGCCAACCACGCTGCGATGTGTTCCCACGTGACGGATTTGAAACGCACGACGCACCCACATTGGAAAGCTTTGCCGAGTCAAGCGATTCAAGAAGAACTCAAACGGATTCACTTGGCGTATGATCGTTTTTTCAAGAAACTTGGCGGTAGACCCAAGATTAAAAAACGGCATAGGTTCAAGTCCTTCACATTGAAACAAACGGGCTGGTCTCTGAAAGAGAATCGCTTCACCCTCAATTTCAGAAAGTGGGAAAAGGGTAAATGGCGACATAACAAAGTCGCTTATACGTTCCGTAAACACCGCGATTTCTATGGGACTATCAGTCGTATCACGATAAAACGCGACGCTTGCGGTGATTATTGGCTTTATCTCATAACCGAGTTTGTAGAAACGAAACCACTGCCAACG
The Candidatus Poribacteria bacterium DNA segment above includes these coding regions:
- a CDS encoding tetratricopeptide repeat protein, whose product is MIRKLSYYTAALVALIACHLTFYQLPVAFCQETDATDITTRIRAYKAELAVDGTRVETRLELAKVYLQIEAYTEAVAEYRRIIASMEVRTVPGSKSVGRNPDISTAYYGLGLAYAGLEKFEEAVAAYQRAITVVPDWAYTHAALASAYANMHRYAEALDAYKVAVALDPSDEMIHHQLGNVYSKRGERSAAIAHQQRAIAIAPEFAAAHYQLGILYAQEKQWTDAIVSYRAAYKHDEMLVEALYNLAQASLRAGNPSAARQQMALFEKRKAVLTPLHQLRGALQRTHASSERAQILANIGRLYLKDGRYEKAVWEYQKALGMDPQLASAYNGIGIAYTLLGKHSEAVTAQRKALELQPNFAKASAGLGLVYLSQNEAESALEHYRHAVAVDPQFLEAHLKIGAILLNQKRYAEAVETYKASKALAPDNAEIHHNLGICYARQAKADLETARHHAQEAVRLDPNVASYYNTLALIDFRRGDYPQAEKAIRKALDLEPENRNYQQGLKQISGRIR
- a CDS encoding menaquinone biosynthesis decarboxylase → MAYNSLTDFVKALDRAGELKRIKTTVSPELEIAEITDRVSKSAGPALLFEKVEGSRMPLLINTYGSYQRMAMALGVDDLGQIASEIEGMIKLPPPDSLLDKMKILRLLSQLTNFPPKTVKKGACQEVVLTGEDASLDVLPLIKCWPLDADRYITLPQVFTHSLKTGQRNVGTYRLQKITPYALAMHWQIHHDGASHHREYRQAEQQMPVAIALGGDPVMSYIGTAPLPSGIDELLFAGFLRKSNVEMVPAKTIDMLVPADADIVIEGYIEPNETCIEGPFGDHTGFYSLADEYPLLHITAITHRKNPIYQTIIVGKPPMEDCYMGKATERIFMPLIKTQLPELVDMNLPLFGVFHNFALISIDKRYPYQAKKIMHSLWGLGQLMFSKIIIVVDKDVDVQNLEEVLFYVGSNVDPKRDVTIVEGPVDVLDHAAPLMGAGSKMGIDATTKWAEEGYQREWPQEIQMSDEVIALVDEKWKKYGF